One window of Klebsiella quasivariicola genomic DNA carries:
- the yqhD gene encoding alcohol dehydrogenase, giving the protein MNNFDLHTPTRILFGKGAIEKLREQIPAEARVLITYGGGSVKKTGVLDQVLTALNGLDVLEFGGIEPNPSYETLMNAVKLAREEKVTFLLAVGGGSVLDGTKFIAAAAHYDADIDPWEILETYGSKIASAIPMGSVLTLPATGSESNKGAVISRKTTGDKRAFMSSHVQPQFAILDPVYTYTLPPRQVANGVVDAFVHTVEQYVTYPVDGKIQDRFAEGILLTLIEDGPKALQEPENYNVRANIMWAATQALNGLIGAGVPQDWATHMLGHELTAMHGLDHAQTLAIVLPALWNEKRDSKRAKLLQYAERVWNITEGSEDQRIDAAIAATRQFFEQMGVPTRLSDYGLDGSSIPALLAKLEEHGMTKLGEHQDITLDVSRRIYEAAR; this is encoded by the coding sequence ATGAATAATTTCGACCTGCATACCCCAACCCGCATTCTGTTTGGCAAAGGCGCGATTGAAAAGCTGCGTGAACAGATCCCGGCGGAAGCCCGCGTACTGATCACCTACGGCGGCGGCAGCGTCAAAAAAACAGGCGTCCTGGATCAGGTCCTCACCGCTCTGAATGGCCTGGATGTCCTTGAATTTGGCGGCATCGAGCCGAACCCGTCTTACGAAACCCTGATGAATGCGGTGAAACTCGCCCGGGAAGAGAAAGTGACCTTCCTGCTGGCGGTCGGCGGCGGTTCGGTGCTGGATGGCACCAAGTTTATCGCTGCAGCAGCCCACTACGACGCGGATATCGATCCGTGGGAAATTCTGGAAACCTATGGCAGCAAAATTGCCAGCGCCATTCCAATGGGCTCGGTACTGACTCTGCCGGCGACCGGTTCTGAATCCAACAAAGGCGCGGTCATATCGCGGAAAACCACCGGCGACAAACGCGCGTTCATGTCTTCGCACGTCCAGCCGCAGTTCGCAATCCTCGATCCGGTTTATACCTACACCCTGCCGCCGCGCCAGGTCGCGAACGGTGTGGTTGACGCCTTCGTCCATACCGTCGAGCAGTACGTCACCTACCCGGTGGACGGCAAAATCCAGGACCGTTTCGCCGAAGGCATTCTCCTGACGCTGATCGAGGATGGCCCGAAAGCCCTGCAGGAACCGGAGAACTATAACGTGCGCGCCAACATTATGTGGGCGGCGACGCAGGCGCTGAACGGCCTGATCGGCGCAGGCGTGCCACAGGACTGGGCGACGCATATGCTCGGCCACGAGCTGACGGCGATGCACGGCCTGGATCACGCCCAGACGCTGGCTATCGTGCTGCCGGCGCTGTGGAATGAGAAACGCGACAGCAAGCGCGCGAAGCTGCTGCAGTATGCCGAGCGCGTGTGGAATATTACCGAAGGTTCGGAAGACCAGCGCATCGATGCCGCCATCGCCGCAACGCGTCAGTTCTTCGAGCAGATGGGCGTGCCGACCCGTCTTTCCGATTACGGTCTCGACGGCAGCTCTATCCCGGCGCTGCTGGCGAAACTGGAAGAGCACGGCATGACCAAACTGGGCGAACATCAGGATATCACGCTGGACGTCAGCCGCCGTATCTACGAGGCAGCCCGCTAA
- the yghB gene encoding DedA family general envelope maintenance protein YghB produces MVVIQEIVAALWQHDFAALANPHVVGVVYLVMFATLFLENGLLPASFLPGDSLLLLAGALIAKGVMDFVPTIAILTAAASLGCWLSYVQGRWLGNTQTVKGWLAHLPHKYHQRATCMFDRHGLLALLAGRFLAFVRTLLPTMAGISGLPNRRFQFFNWLSALLWVCVVTGLGYALSMIPFVKRHEDQVMTCLMILPIVLLLAGLLGTLFVVIKKKYCSA; encoded by the coding sequence ATGGTTGTCATTCAAGAGATTGTCGCCGCGCTGTGGCAACATGATTTTGCCGCATTGGCGAACCCTCACGTTGTGGGCGTTGTATATCTGGTTATGTTCGCGACCCTGTTTCTGGAAAACGGGCTGCTGCCCGCTTCCTTTTTACCGGGAGACAGCCTGCTGCTGCTCGCCGGCGCGCTGATTGCTAAAGGCGTCATGGACTTTGTGCCCACTATCGCCATTCTGACCGCCGCCGCCAGCCTCGGCTGCTGGCTGAGCTATGTGCAAGGGCGCTGGCTGGGCAATACGCAAACGGTGAAAGGCTGGCTGGCGCACCTGCCGCACAAATACCATCAGCGTGCCACCTGCATGTTTGACCGCCACGGCCTGCTGGCACTGCTCGCGGGCCGTTTTCTGGCGTTTGTTCGCACCCTGCTGCCAACCATGGCCGGCATTTCCGGTCTGCCGAACCGCCGCTTCCAGTTCTTTAACTGGCTGAGCGCCCTGCTGTGGGTCTGTGTGGTGACGGGTCTTGGCTATGCGCTGAGCATGATCCCGTTCGTGAAGCGCCATGAAGATCAGGTGATGACCTGCCTGATGATCCTGCCGATTGTCCTGCTGCTGGCGGGCCTGCTCGGCACGCTGTTCGTGGTCATTAAAAAGAAATATTGCAGCGCCTGA
- a CDS encoding DUF2623 family protein: MENHFGKGLLAGLEASCANTASQAADFCNDYKRGFVLGYSQRMFEKTGDRQLSAWEAGILTRRYGLDRDMVMDFFKEGGSGMAMRYFLAGYRLES, translated from the coding sequence ATGGAAAATCATTTTGGTAAAGGGTTACTGGCGGGGCTTGAGGCCTCCTGTGCCAATACGGCGAGCCAGGCAGCAGACTTTTGCAACGATTATAAGCGTGGGTTTGTGCTGGGGTATTCGCAGCGCATGTTTGAAAAAACCGGTGATCGTCAGCTCAGCGCGTGGGAGGCGGGGATCCTGACCCGTCGCTATGGCCTTGACAGAGATATGGTGATGGATTTCTTCAAAGAAGGTGGGTCGGGTATGGCGATGCGCTATTTTCTGGCGGGCTATCGGCTGGAAAGCTAA
- the exbB gene encoding tol-pal system-associated acyl-CoA thioesterase: MGNNLMQADLSVWGMYHHADIVVKVVMIGLILASVVTWAIFFGKGAEILASKRRLKREQQQLAEARSLDQASDIASAFEAKSLTTQLINEAQNELELSAGAEDNEGIKERTGFRLERRVAAVGRHMGRGNGYLATIGAISPFVGLFGTVWGIMNSFIGIAQTQTTNLAVVAPGIAEALLATAIGLFAAIPAVVIYNIFARMIGSYKASLGDVAAQVLLLQSRDLDLSASGVKPVRSAQKLRVG, from the coding sequence GTGGGTAATAATTTGATGCAGGCGGATCTCTCCGTTTGGGGTATGTATCATCATGCCGATATTGTCGTTAAGGTGGTGATGATTGGCCTGATTCTGGCGTCGGTCGTCACCTGGGCCATCTTTTTCGGCAAAGGGGCGGAAATCCTCGCCAGCAAGCGTCGCCTCAAGCGCGAACAGCAGCAGCTGGCGGAAGCCCGCTCTCTCGATCAGGCCAGCGATATCGCCAGCGCCTTCGAGGCGAAAAGCCTCACCACCCAGCTTATTAACGAAGCGCAGAACGAACTCGAACTTTCTGCCGGTGCGGAAGATAACGAAGGTATCAAGGAACGAACCGGTTTCCGCCTTGAGCGCCGCGTCGCCGCGGTCGGTCGCCATATGGGGCGTGGCAACGGTTATCTGGCCACCATCGGCGCCATTTCGCCGTTCGTGGGTCTGTTCGGTACCGTCTGGGGCATCATGAACAGTTTTATCGGCATCGCCCAGACTCAGACCACCAACCTTGCGGTGGTAGCGCCGGGTATCGCGGAAGCGCTGCTGGCGACGGCCATCGGCCTGTTCGCCGCCATCCCGGCGGTGGTCATCTATAACATCTTTGCCCGCATGATCGGCAGCTACAAGGCCTCGCTCGGCGACGTCGCCGCTCAGGTACTCCTGCTGCAAAGCCGCGATCTGGACCTCAGCGCCAGCGGCGTGAAGCCGGTGCGCAGCGCGCAGAAATTACGGGTAGGTTGA
- the dkgA gene encoding 2,5-didehydrogluconate reductase DkgA — protein MTHPTVIKLHDGNLMPQLGLGVWKAGNEEVVSAIHKALEVGYRSFDTAAAYQNETGVGNALHSAGVNRDELFITTKLWNDDQKRPHEALKESLSKLKLDYVDLYLIHWPVPAIGHYVDAWQALIELQQQGLTKSIGVCNFQVPHLQKLIDETGVAPVINQIELHPLMQQRQLHAWNATHKIQTESWSPLAQGGEGVFDQKVIHQLADKYGKTPAQIVIRWHLDSGLVVIPKSVTPSRIAENFDVWDFRLDKDELGAIAKLDQGKRLGPDPDQFGG, from the coding sequence ATGACACATCCAACCGTTATAAAACTACACGACGGCAACCTGATGCCGCAGCTGGGTCTCGGCGTGTGGAAAGCTGGCAACGAGGAAGTCGTCTCCGCCATTCATAAGGCGCTGGAAGTCGGTTATCGCTCTTTTGACACCGCCGCCGCGTACCAAAATGAGACCGGCGTCGGCAACGCGCTGCACAGTGCAGGCGTCAATCGCGATGAGCTGTTTATTACCACCAAGCTGTGGAACGACGATCAAAAACGGCCGCACGAGGCGCTGAAAGAGAGTCTCAGCAAGCTGAAGCTCGACTATGTGGATCTCTACTTAATCCACTGGCCGGTGCCGGCAATCGGCCATTACGTCGACGCCTGGCAGGCGTTGATCGAGCTGCAGCAGCAGGGGCTGACCAAAAGCATCGGTGTGTGCAACTTCCAGGTCCCACATCTGCAGAAGCTGATTGATGAAACCGGCGTCGCCCCGGTGATCAACCAGATTGAGCTCCATCCACTTATGCAGCAGCGTCAACTGCACGCCTGGAACGCGACACACAAGATCCAGACCGAATCCTGGAGCCCGCTGGCCCAGGGCGGCGAAGGCGTCTTCGATCAGAAAGTCATCCACCAGCTCGCCGATAAGTACGGCAAAACGCCGGCGCAAATCGTCATCCGCTGGCATCTTGATAGCGGTCTGGTGGTGATCCCGAAATCCGTGACGCCATCGCGTATCGCCGAGAACTTTGACGTCTGGGACTTCCGTCTCGACAAAGATGAGCTGGGAGCGATCGCGAAGCTGGATCAGGGTAAACGGCTCGGCCCTGACCCGGATCAGTTTGGCGGGTAA
- the metC gene encoding cystathionine beta-lyase, protein MADKHLDTALVNAGRSKKYTQGSVNSVIQRASSLVFDTVEAKKHATRNRANGELFYGRRGTLTHFSLQEAMCELEGGAGCALFPCGAAAVANTILAFVEQGDHVLMTNTAYEPSQDFCTKILAKLGVTTSWFDPLIGADIAHLVRPETRVVFLESPGSITMEVHDVPAIVAAVRKVAPEAIIMIDNTWAAGILFKALDFGIDISIQAGTKYLIGHSDAMVGTAVANARCWPQLRENAYLMGQMLDADTAYMTSRGLRTLGVRLRQHHESSLRIAEWLAQHPQVARVNHPALPGSKGHEFWKRDFTGSSGLFSFVLNKRLNDAELAEYLDNFSLFSMAYSWGGFESLILANQPEQIAHIRPDAEVDFSGTLIRLHIGLENVDDLQADLAAGFARIV, encoded by the coding sequence ATGGCTGATAAACATCTTGATACCGCCCTGGTCAACGCCGGGCGGAGCAAAAAGTACACCCAGGGCTCAGTGAACAGCGTGATCCAGCGCGCGTCCTCACTGGTTTTCGACACCGTGGAAGCCAAAAAACACGCCACCCGTAACCGGGCCAACGGCGAGCTGTTCTACGGGCGTCGCGGCACCCTGACCCACTTCTCGCTGCAGGAGGCGATGTGCGAGCTGGAAGGCGGCGCCGGCTGCGCCCTCTTCCCCTGCGGCGCCGCGGCGGTGGCCAACACCATTCTGGCGTTTGTCGAACAGGGCGACCATGTGCTGATGACCAATACCGCCTATGAGCCAAGCCAGGACTTTTGCACCAAAATTCTCGCCAAACTCGGCGTTACCACCAGCTGGTTCGATCCCCTTATCGGCGCCGATATTGCCCATCTGGTTCGCCCTGAAACCCGCGTGGTGTTCCTTGAATCACCCGGCTCGATCACCATGGAAGTGCATGATGTGCCGGCGATTGTCGCTGCCGTGCGTAAAGTTGCGCCGGAAGCCATTATCATGATCGATAACACCTGGGCGGCGGGGATCCTGTTTAAAGCGCTGGATTTTGGCATCGATATTTCCATCCAGGCAGGCACCAAATACCTGATTGGCCATTCCGACGCCATGGTGGGCACCGCGGTGGCGAACGCGCGCTGCTGGCCGCAGCTGCGTGAGAATGCCTATCTGATGGGACAAATGCTGGACGCCGATACCGCCTATATGACCAGCCGCGGCCTGCGCACCCTGGGCGTGCGCCTGCGTCAGCACCATGAAAGCAGCCTGCGCATCGCCGAATGGCTGGCCCAGCATCCGCAGGTGGCGCGGGTTAACCATCCCGCCCTGCCCGGCAGTAAAGGCCATGAGTTCTGGAAGCGCGATTTTACCGGCAGCAGCGGGCTGTTCTCGTTTGTGCTTAACAAGCGTCTCAATGACGCCGAGCTGGCGGAGTATCTCGACAACTTCAGCCTGTTCAGCATGGCCTATTCGTGGGGCGGCTTTGAGTCGCTGATTCTGGCCAACCAGCCGGAGCAAATCGCCCACATTCGACCAGATGCTGAAGTCGACTTCAGCGGAACCCTGATCCGCCTGCACATTGGTCTCGAAAATGTTGACGATCTGCAGGCGGATTTAGCAGCGGGCTTCGCGCGTATCGTGTAA
- the yghX gene encoding YghX family hydrolase, with amino-acid sequence MTRLTAKDFPQQLLEYYDYYAHGKISKREFLRLAGKYTVGGMTALALFNLLKPDYALAEQVPFTDPDIRPEYIHYPSPDGHGEVRAYLVTPTKIADKAPAVVVVHENRGLNPYIEDVARRVAKAGYIALAPDGLSAVGGYPGNDDEGRALQQKVDPVKLMNDFFAAVAFMAKHPQATGKVGITGFCYGGGVSNAAAVAIPELACAVPFYGRQPPLKEVDKIKAPLLLHYAGLDRGINEGWPAYEQALKEHHKVYEAYFYQGVNHGFHNDSTPRYDRAAADLAWQRTLAWFEKYLR; translated from the coding sequence ATGACGCGATTAACGGCCAAAGATTTCCCGCAGCAGTTGCTCGAGTATTATGACTACTATGCCCACGGCAAAATCAGTAAACGCGAGTTTCTCCGGCTGGCGGGGAAATATACTGTCGGCGGGATGACCGCGCTGGCGCTGTTTAATCTGCTGAAGCCCGACTATGCCCTGGCAGAGCAGGTACCGTTCACCGACCCGGATATCCGCCCGGAGTATATTCATTATCCCTCTCCTGACGGTCACGGCGAAGTGCGGGCTTACCTGGTGACGCCGACAAAAATAGCCGACAAAGCGCCCGCCGTTGTGGTGGTACACGAGAACCGCGGCCTGAATCCCTATATTGAAGACGTAGCCCGACGGGTAGCGAAAGCGGGGTACATCGCGCTGGCGCCGGATGGCCTGAGCGCCGTCGGCGGCTATCCGGGGAATGATGATGAAGGCCGGGCGCTCCAGCAGAAAGTCGATCCCGTGAAGCTGATGAATGATTTTTTTGCGGCGGTCGCGTTTATGGCGAAGCATCCCCAGGCGACGGGGAAGGTCGGTATCACCGGGTTTTGTTACGGCGGCGGCGTCAGCAACGCGGCGGCGGTCGCCATTCCGGAGCTGGCCTGTGCGGTGCCGTTTTACGGTCGCCAGCCGCCGCTGAAGGAGGTCGATAAAATTAAAGCGCCGCTGCTGCTGCACTATGCCGGCCTCGATCGCGGCATTAATGAAGGCTGGCCCGCCTATGAACAGGCGTTGAAGGAACACCATAAAGTCTACGAGGCCTATTTCTATCAGGGCGTGAATCACGGCTTTCATAATGATTCCACGCCACGCTACGATCGGGCTGCGGCTGATCTGGCCTGGCAACGCACGCTGGCATGGTTTGAGAAGTATTTACGCTAG
- a CDS encoding AraC family transcriptional regulator — translation MQHAEICRTLTEKINLLKDKHEMLSSLLPDVRLLYGTQPGPRTPVMYQPGIVFLFSGHKIGYINERTFRYDTNEYLLLTVPLPFECETFATPEVPLAGMRLNVDILQLQELLMDIGEDPLFQPAVASSGINSAVLSEDILCAAERLLDVMERPLDARILGKQIIREILYYVLMGPCGGALLALVSRQTHFSLISRVLKHIESQYTENLSVDRLAAEANMSVSAFHHNFKSVTSTSPLQYLKNYRLHKARMLMIHDGMKASAAAMRVGYESPSQFSREFKRYFGLTPGEDAARIRTMQGM, via the coding sequence ATGCAACACGCAGAGATATGTCGGACATTAACGGAGAAGATTAACCTGCTGAAAGATAAGCACGAAATGTTAAGTTCGTTGCTGCCTGACGTCCGTTTGCTGTACGGAACGCAACCGGGGCCCCGGACGCCGGTGATGTATCAGCCGGGGATCGTTTTTCTCTTTTCGGGCCATAAAATTGGTTATATCAATGAGCGGACTTTTCGCTACGATACAAACGAATATTTACTGCTGACCGTGCCGCTACCTTTCGAGTGCGAAACCTTTGCCACCCCGGAGGTGCCCCTCGCCGGGATGCGCCTGAATGTCGATATCCTGCAGCTACAGGAGCTGCTGATGGATATTGGCGAAGATCCGCTGTTTCAGCCCGCGGTCGCCTCCAGCGGGATAAACTCGGCGGTACTCTCGGAGGATATTCTGTGCGCTGCCGAACGGCTGCTTGATGTGATGGAGCGGCCGCTGGATGCCCGTATTCTTGGTAAGCAGATCATCCGCGAAATTCTCTATTATGTGCTGATGGGGCCCTGCGGTGGCGCGCTGCTGGCGCTGGTCAGCCGGCAGACCCACTTCAGCCTGATAAGCCGCGTGCTCAAGCATATCGAAAGCCAGTACACCGAAAACCTCAGCGTCGATCGGCTGGCGGCGGAAGCAAATATGAGTGTGTCAGCGTTTCACCATAATTTTAAATCGGTGACCAGTACTTCTCCGCTGCAGTATTTGAAAAACTACCGTTTGCACAAAGCGCGGATGCTGATGATCCATGACGGCATGAAGGCCAGCGCGGCGGCGATGCGGGTGGGATATGAAAGCCCTTCGCAGTTCAGCCGCGAGTTTAAGCGCTACTTCGGTTTGACGCCGGGAGAAGACGCCGCGCGTATTCGCACGATGCAGGGAATGTAA
- a CDS encoding TIGR00645 family protein: MERFLENAMYASRWLLAPVYFGLSLGLIALTIKFFQEIFHILPHIFSVSESDMILTLLSLVDMTLVGGLLVMVMFSGYENFVSQLDINEGKEKLSWLGKMDATSLKNKVAASIVAISSIHLLRVFMDAKNVPDNKLMWYVIIHLTFVLSAFVMGYLDRLTKVKH, encoded by the coding sequence ATGGAACGCTTTCTGGAAAACGCTATGTACGCTTCGCGCTGGCTGCTGGCGCCGGTTTATTTTGGCCTCTCGCTCGGTCTGATTGCGCTGACCATCAAATTTTTTCAGGAGATCTTCCACATACTGCCGCATATTTTTAGCGTCAGTGAGTCGGATATGATTCTGACCCTGCTGTCGCTGGTGGATATGACCCTGGTGGGCGGTTTGCTGGTGATGGTGATGTTCTCTGGATATGAAAATTTTGTCTCGCAGCTGGATATTAATGAGGGTAAAGAAAAACTCAGCTGGCTGGGCAAAATGGACGCGACTTCGCTGAAAAATAAGGTTGCCGCCTCCATCGTGGCGATCTCCTCTATTCACCTGCTGCGGGTGTTTATGGATGCGAAAAACGTCCCGGACAATAAGCTGATGTGGTACGTGATTATCCACCTGACCTTCGTGCTGTCGGCCTTTGTGATGGGCTACCTTGATCGTCTGACCAAAGTGAAACACTGA
- the yghU gene encoding glutathione-dependent disulfide-bond oxidoreductase, with translation MSEQNYQPPKVWEWKQNSGGAFANINRPVSGATHERVLPVGTHPLQLYSLGTPNGQKVTIMLEELLALGVSGAEYDAWLIRIGEGDQFSSGFVEINPNSKIPALSDHSTTPPTRVFESGSILLYLAEKFGFFLPKDPAGRTETLNWLFWLQGAAPFLGGGFGHFYNYAPVKIEYAIDRFTMEAKRQLDVLDKQLARGRYVAGEEYTIADMAIWPWYGNVVLGNVYNAAEFLDAGSYKNVLRWAQDVGNRPAVKRGRIVNRTNGPLNEQLHERHDARDFDTQTEDKRQA, from the coding sequence ATGTCAGAGCAAAACTACCAGCCACCAAAAGTGTGGGAATGGAAGCAAAACAGCGGCGGCGCGTTCGCCAACATCAACCGTCCCGTTTCCGGCGCGACCCATGAGCGTGTCCTGCCGGTGGGAACCCATCCGCTCCAGCTATACTCACTCGGCACGCCCAACGGCCAGAAGGTGACGATTATGCTGGAAGAGCTGCTGGCGCTGGGCGTCAGCGGCGCGGAATACGACGCCTGGCTGATACGCATTGGCGAAGGGGATCAGTTTTCCAGCGGCTTTGTCGAGATCAACCCGAACTCGAAGATCCCGGCCCTCAGCGACCATTCCACCACGCCGCCGACCCGGGTATTTGAGTCAGGCAGCATTCTCCTGTATTTAGCGGAAAAATTTGGTTTCTTCCTGCCGAAAGATCCTGCCGGTCGCACTGAAACTCTTAACTGGCTGTTCTGGCTGCAGGGCGCGGCGCCGTTCCTCGGCGGCGGCTTCGGCCACTTCTATAACTATGCGCCAGTGAAGATCGAGTACGCGATCGACCGCTTTACGATGGAAGCCAAACGCCAGCTCGACGTGCTGGATAAACAGCTCGCCCGCGGCCGCTATGTGGCTGGAGAAGAGTACACCATCGCCGATATGGCTATCTGGCCGTGGTATGGCAACGTGGTGCTGGGCAATGTCTATAACGCGGCGGAGTTCCTCGACGCCGGGAGCTATAAAAACGTGCTGCGCTGGGCGCAGGATGTCGGCAACCGCCCGGCCGTCAAGCGCGGACGCATCGTCAACCGCACCAACGGCCCGCTCAATGAGCAGCTGCATGAGCGCCACGACGCCCGCGACTTTGACACCCAAACGGAAGATAAGCGCCAGGCGTAA
- a CDS encoding DsbA family protein — MSTPSHLNAQPLVWGHGPRTFEVFLEPTCPYSVRAFNKLDDLLDEVGADNVTIKIRLQSQPWHLFSGVIVRCILAASTLPHGREQAHKVMQAVADHREEFEFTDHCSGPNMNATPQQIIERIERYSHVLLGAAFARPELQDVIKWHSKYARQNGIHVSPTFMVNGLVQPDLGSGDDVSVWAARIMA, encoded by the coding sequence ATGAGCACACCCTCGCATCTGAATGCCCAACCGCTGGTCTGGGGACACGGCCCGCGGACGTTTGAGGTGTTCCTTGAGCCCACCTGCCCTTACTCTGTCCGCGCGTTTAATAAACTCGACGATCTGCTCGATGAGGTCGGCGCCGATAACGTGACCATCAAAATACGTCTGCAGTCGCAGCCGTGGCATCTGTTCTCCGGGGTGATTGTCCGCTGCATCCTCGCCGCGTCCACCCTGCCGCATGGCAGAGAGCAGGCGCATAAGGTGATGCAGGCCGTGGCCGACCATCGGGAAGAGTTTGAGTTTACCGATCACTGCAGCGGGCCGAACATGAACGCCACGCCGCAGCAAATCATTGAGCGCATTGAACGCTACAGTCACGTGCTGCTGGGGGCTGCCTTTGCCCGCCCGGAGCTGCAGGACGTGATCAAGTGGCACAGTAAATATGCCCGTCAGAACGGTATCCATGTCTCGCCGACCTTTATGGTCAACGGCCTGGTGCAGCCGGATCTGGGCAGCGGCGATGATGTCAGCGTGTGGGCCGCGCGGATTATGGCCTGA
- the exbD gene encoding TonB system transport protein ExbD yields MAMRLNENLDDNGEMHEINVTPFIDVMLVLLIIFMVAAPLATVDVKVNLPASSSQPQPRPEKPIYLSVKADKSMFLGNDPVTEANMINALDSLTAGKKDTTVFFRADKTVDYETMMKVMDTLHQAGYLKIGLVGEETVKAK; encoded by the coding sequence ATGGCGATGCGTCTTAATGAAAATCTGGACGATAACGGTGAAATGCATGAGATCAACGTGACGCCGTTTATCGACGTCATGCTGGTTCTGCTGATTATCTTCATGGTGGCCGCGCCGCTGGCGACGGTTGACGTGAAGGTCAATCTGCCGGCTTCCTCCAGCCAGCCGCAACCGCGACCGGAAAAACCTATCTACCTGTCGGTGAAGGCGGATAAAAGCATGTTCCTCGGCAACGACCCGGTGACCGAAGCGAATATGATTAACGCCCTGGATAGCCTTACCGCCGGCAAAAAAGATACCACCGTCTTCTTCCGCGCGGATAAAACCGTGGATTACGAGACGATGATGAAAGTGATGGATACCCTGCATCAGGCGGGCTATCTCAAGATCGGGCTGGTGGGCGAAGAGACCGTCAAAGCCAAATAA